A genome region from Merismopedia glauca CCAP 1448/3 includes the following:
- a CDS encoding sensor histidine kinase — MFQAIRYRLLFSYLSVLAAILGVFAIAVRITFAHSLDLQLVDRLKTLARSAALELELVDGNVEIDDETLVSSEQGIQWFNTKGNFLAQQGDYVLKLPFNPKIPIQTQSNPYPAKSMTILVKDRDTGIFIGYTRVSESTQNLNHTLQSLDLGLGIGVVTALALSGIGGIWLTRQAMEPIERSFQRLQQFTADASHELRNPLMAIKTNAAVALKYAEGIRESDGEKFRAIASATTQMTALTEDLLLLARTDHTPPPKLDRVNLSILLEELAQLYHAPAQIKQIDFQRQILEDMEVSGDAVQLTRLFTNLIDNAFRYTPDRGSIAILSSHQGKEILVSIQDTGIGIAPDRLEQIFDRFWRVNRDRTYGSGFGLGLAIAQNIAHNHSGAIALTSELGAGSCFTVRLPSAPKSHLPQL; from the coding sequence ATGTTTCAGGCGATTCGCTATCGGCTTTTGTTCTCTTATTTGTCAGTCTTGGCTGCTATTTTAGGAGTGTTTGCGATCGCAGTTCGTATTACCTTCGCTCACAGCCTCGATTTGCAACTGGTAGATAGGCTGAAAACTTTGGCTAGATCTGCGGCATTGGAACTTGAGCTTGTCGATGGAAATGTAGAAATCGATGATGAAACATTGGTGAGTTCTGAGCAAGGGATTCAATGGTTTAACACTAAAGGAAACTTTCTGGCACAACAGGGAGATTATGTTTTAAAGCTGCCATTTAACCCAAAAATACCAATTCAAACTCAAAGCAACCCTTATCCGGCTAAAAGTATGACTATCCTAGTCAAAGATCGCGACACTGGCATATTTATTGGCTATACGCGAGTTAGTGAATCAACTCAAAACCTCAATCACACTTTGCAAAGTCTAGATTTGGGACTGGGAATCGGTGTCGTCACGGCGTTAGCCTTAAGTGGAATAGGGGGAATTTGGCTGACTCGTCAGGCGATGGAACCTATTGAACGAAGCTTTCAAAGACTTCAGCAGTTTACTGCCGATGCTTCTCACGAACTCCGTAATCCTTTGATGGCAATTAAGACTAATGCCGCCGTGGCTCTCAAATATGCTGAAGGAATCAGGGAGTCAGATGGGGAGAAATTTAGGGCGATCGCTAGTGCTACGACACAAATGACGGCACTGACTGAAGATTTACTACTTTTGGCTCGAACTGACCACACACCGCCACCAAAGCTAGATCGAGTCAATCTCTCTATTTTATTAGAAGAGCTAGCCCAACTCTATCACGCTCCCGCTCAAATCAAACAAATCGATTTCCAAAGACAAATTCTGGAGGATATGGAAGTATCTGGGGATGCGGTGCAACTCACCCGTCTGTTTACCAACTTAATTGATAATGCATTCCGTTACACCCCAGATCGAGGCTCGATCGCGATTCTCTCTTCACATCAGGGAAAAGAAATTTTAGTGAGTATACAGGATACCGGAATTGGGATTGCTCCCGATCGACTTGAGCAGATCTTCGATCGCTTTTGGCGAGTTAATCGCGATCGCACTTACGGTTCGGGGTTTGGATTGGGATTGGCGATCGCTCAAAACATTGCCCACAATCATAGTGGTGCGATCGCTCTCACTAGCGAGTTAGGAGCAGGTAGTTGTTTCACTGTGCGACTGCCAAGCGCTCCCAAATCCCACCTGCCTCAGCTTTAA